In Thunnus albacares chromosome 1, fThuAlb1.1, whole genome shotgun sequence, the DNA window ACTGAGGATTAGCCATCATCAGAGTTCTTGGTGAAAAGCTAAAGCTTGTTTTGTCTCGGGCAAACTCAAAAGAAGGATTGGGAAGGAAACTAGCTGCTCATTCCCTCGGAGAAAGCTTTTGCTTATTTCCTTTGGCAAGGAACTTGAAGTGATTAAAAGGCAAATTTATTTGGACTGActtcaagaaaagaaaaactccgCATTTACATTTATTGCTGTAATGGATTTGGATCAGTTCTATAGCTCAACCCTGGAGCATGCTTTTTATCTACCTGGATTCAGCTCATCAAAGGATCCAAGAATTTATTGATAATCTCCGTCTTCTCAGGCAATGGAGCTTCGTAAGAGAGTTAAGCTCAGCAAGCTGGAATATGATTTGGGCCTTTCACAAGATGCACCAACTGAGGGGAGATGCAGCAGTAACATGATGTGGGGGACAGCAACGTCTAATGCCACTCCGCAGGGATGTTTAGGGGAGGTTTCTCTGCTTGGAGGATCCGGTAATTGTTCCGGTTCAGGCATTCTACTCTGGTGGCCCTGGCGACAGTGTGTTTCCATGGCAGCAgggctgttattggctgggcTGCTGGCACTAACTCAGGCCTGGTGTGTTAACGCCATACATGAGAATCTGCTGTGGTTCTCTCAGCTCACGGTAGGAGTTATTACTTGTATGATACTCTTTTAATCTGAGCCCTTAATTAACACTTTGTAGAAAAGCTCTCACTGTCAGCCTAAGGTACGACTTCCAAGGCTTCAGTGGGTAACACAGTGCAGATAAAAACTGTCGCACCCCTCAGTGGTCCTTTCTCAGGTCATAGTAGGAGTCACTCTGGTGacaaaagatttatttatttctgaacTGCTATTCTCTATCGTCCTCCTTGTTGTTGTGAACAGTCTGCCATCACAAatctctgcttcttctttaatttttctgtaatttttcaagtcagttAAATTCATGGAATATCCtataaaagtatatatattttttaacctAAAAAGCACCCTGCTGTGCCCCAGTAAGGGACGAAGTGAAGGTACTGTCATTTTGAAAAGACCTGAATAGGTATACACACTGATATGCTCACATCAAGATGTACGCCACTacaacaacagcacaacagCACTACAGACAGGAATTACAAGATAACCTGACATATCGTGATACAGGCAGTTCTGCAGTAAGACATACATATGTTGCAAGGCAAACCTTCACAAAAAATCTGTGTAACTGAAGGGGAAAAAATCCTCCTGaactgtcaaaatatttttttcttaaaacagaAGTTAATTATAtaccattatttattttatggatGTTTTCACTTGAGCAAAACTAAAGGCAAATTGTTAAAAATTGCATTGAATCTGCCTTTTTAACACACAACAACTGGCAAAAGACTGAACCAGATCAGATATCAGAAGAGAAGAATTAATGTGTCCTGTAAGGAAATATTAATAATCCTATCAATAATATattcaaagagaaaataagTGGAACTATGCTGGAAGTTTGGTGAGGTCACCAAACTTAAAAGGTGGACTATATATAAGGTATGACAGAATTGATGAGAAAGTGAATTAGACGTTGATTAACATGCCTACACAGTCGTGAGAAGAGGTCTAATTAGGCAacttaagtgaaaacacctgtgtgggtggatCATGACAGTGTAGGGCCATAAGGATGGCCTCACTCTTCTTTATTGTGCTCCTCAGAATTGAATGAGTTTCACTCTATTAATCAGGGACTTGTTTCAAATGAGTTGAATGTGGTTAACTAGCTGGCAGGAACACCTGTGTCATTTTGGGACATGACTGGGAACCACTGGCCTGTAGTTACTCTGGATAAGGGTGTAAGGTGGAATGAGAGGCTGCAGAAGGACATTTTACGACAGATGGTTAGAATGTGGAACATTTTAAGTGCATGTGAACTTAGTTTTATAGTGGATTTAGTCTTTCATACAACTCTCTTTGTTCCTTTTTCAACATAACTTGAGTCGTAATGCAACTGGAATTAAGTAGGACTGTTCCCTCTCATAGTCATTTAGTTATCATGACAGTCATTAGGGGTTTGGTTCCATCTGGCACCACAATAACAATCCGAAATATGCTTTGGTTGTTCATAATCACTAGATTTTAAGAGATCCCTCTGCATGACTGCATTCATCTGTGGAGGAACGATAACACTGGAAAAACAGTTTGACAGACTTTGATTTAAACCACATAAGCTGTATGTCAAAGAAATGTAtgactttattattttcttaatttcttaGTTAGTGAAGGACAGCTGTAAAGACAATTCAAATGTGAAAGATGGATGATTGACGTAATATTCTGCAGCTGGAATTTCACTGTTTGGTCTCTGTTTTTACCCCTCAGTGGAACAGTAATCATGCATGGCAAGCAGGAAATCTCTTGGGAAAACACcctcagacacacatacacacacacactgagtacCTGTCTTATTGTTACTGTTGAGGATTACCAGTGTATTAGCTGCTCTGCCTCTATCCTCCATGTTTCTGTCATGTCTTGCCAGGGTATCTGTTTTCCATATTATAGAGGACAAAATTGCCTGGTTTTATACAACCAAATTCCACTTTCTTCTTTTAGGAGGTGGAGAGGGAAATCTCCTTTCGGACAGAGTGTGGACTATACTACTCCTACTACAAGCAAATGCTGCAGGCCCCATCCATACAGGAAGGTATAcactatgtttatttatatctatctatctgtttatctataatctatatatatatatatatatatatatatatatatatatataagaatatGGGATTTAGAGTCACTAGGGGCCAGTTAAGTGGAATCTTGAAACAGTTTAACTATAGATTGTTGTCATTGCGACAGTGGGGACGGAGCTCAAGGGGGACCATGACACTATAACAAGAATGGCCCATGTTCCTCTGCCAATGTGTCCCTTGCTACACTTGCCAGGGTTTCCATCCAGGTGGGCATCTGGACCTGCAAACAAACCTATACAAAGTGACAAATCAAACCCATCAATTACTAGGCAAATCAACACAGTGGTTGTCCAACATAGTCCTCCCTGTAGTGGAGGACAGTTTCCATAGGACTATAAAAAGTACCTGAGTGCCTATTTCACTGATTCAGTGGATCTGATGAAGGGTCAGGATataaacagtatgtaagggttaaccgtccactgtgtgtgtgtcctactTCTTTGTGCTACTGAAATCTTTAGCTTGCTAGCACCGGTGCTACCACCTAATAAAGTAAGCAGTCAGCCATATATATGAACCTAATATTgtcctttttatttatcaaatgtCAGACAGTCCATTGAGGTCACCCTCTAATTCTCACCATCTCATCTAATTGACGATTTACTaagctttggatttctcttCGACAAAGCGGTGTGCATGGGACTTTAGTAATGGAGATACTTGTTAACTAAAGAGTTAAAAgggtggtgtctttttttttttggcttccaaaccaaaaacacaaaaacaaaattggaATGAATGGAtttaacagtgtgtttatctgctcttATTTAGCTCTGCAATTGTTAACATATCTGACTAACTTGCCTACTACATACAGTAGTGACCTAGTGTTACTTCCATGGCTAAAAACCACATCATCAACTAACTACATTAAAAATCCTGGTTTATAACTTGCACATCCATTGTGTAGTATTCCATAGTGGTGAAGCCAGTCCTGGATGCTATTAGAGtttaggctaacgttagcatctCTGTCCTGCTCTCTATTGGATTTGGGGGAAATTTATACCACAGCAACTCTGGTCAACAAAACCGTGGAAAGCTTTCTGCCAAACCTGCGTATGTTTGTCCTCATCCTAAAAGCCCATACTGTTGTAACGTTACAAGTGAAAATGTACTGTTTGAAAATGCGAAAAAGTATGTAATCTAAGAAAACCAAACAGGGTTATGTTAATGACATAATAGTCTGTTCTTGCATTTTTCCTTATCAAACTAACTGGCTCTGCACTGCGATACAAGAACAGTGTTGTTTCTGTATTTCAGTGTCTTCATCAACTTTTCAGGAGGCTAACGTTTTTCCTGGGACAAACAGCTTTAGCCTTAGTCTTTTTATCATGTTTATGTAGCTATGAAATCCTTTCACatggttgttgttttaaaatgagtcagctgGGAACGTTTAAAAGCCAGCTGAAGACGGCATTTTCAACAAACTCATGGAACTAATGGTTAATTAGCCAGCTAGCTGCAGCTGAGAAGAGCTGCGAGGCTCACAATTTCAGCTGGAAAAATTGACGATCACTGGCAAGAGACAAAAGGCTTTTGTCTATCTCTGTGTGAAATCAAGGACCCATTGTTTCAGAAATAACAAAGGAATTTAAATGGTCAAAATGCCTCTGTTATTACTGTAAACAGAAAGTAGTAGTGAATAGTAATTAACTGAGGTCTATTAGGGCCACAACtgataatataaaaaaacaaatacataaaacccagcatttttacacttttttgacAATGTTGTTTTGTGAAACTACTTCAATTATTGAAAAATTGATTTCTATTATCTCAAAACTTacaatacttttaaaaaaaaattttttttccatggatAGAGACACCAGATGGCTGTCTCTACCCACTCTTACAAGAAGGAAGAAGCTTCCCCCCTTCATTTTCTAACCAGAGCAAACAAATCACTGCAGTTAGTCATGACACACAGTCTGGTCTGAgggaaattaattattttgtttccaTTATCATGTTAAATTCCTAGTTGGAAACAGGACTAATTTTCCACTAAGGCAAATAATTGAGCTGTAGGCTAATCAGCTGAGGGACCGGCTGACCTCCCCCTCTGCCTCAATCTGTGTGTTCACTTCTTTTCTTGTCACACTTATAAAGCACAAGACACAGCAGAATGGCTTGATATGCAGAAACTGCAGTAGTGTAAGTGAAAGGGGtaaaggagggaggaaaaacatAGGAATGGAAGGATGAATGGGCTGATGAGATAATGgaagaaatgataaaataaaagattgatgtaggaaaaggaaaaaaaaaagtgagttgagagagagaaagcaagaatgGAAGGGGGCATGaatagagaaaaagaaggaaagataAAGAAGTAAGGATGAAGGACAGAAGGGAAGGATTAAGGAGCTAAGATAGGTAAGAGGGATCAAAGTGAGGGAGgaaagaaggacagaaagaaggaGCAAAGAAATGGAAGTTGGACATACAGGGTGGAAAGAAGGAAAGTAGCAAAGGAAGCACAAGTAGGGAGGAGTTTGCACTGCAGGATAAAGCAACATTACAGTTTGAAAGAAAGAGATAGACATGAATGACTAGTGGTAGTCTagtgggttgtgtgtgtgtgtgtacaggggtggttatgtgtattttgtttatgGAAAACAGTGCTGGTTTTTATGGTCTTACATGGATCAAGAACACAGCAGTGATCAGGATGACACATCCCAGCCCGCAGCAGAAACTCAGCTCTCTGCTGCTATTTTGGTGTCACACTTTGTTCTAGTCAAACCAAACACATAGTAGTGATATTGCACCCAATGCCTAATTTGGAATAATGACACCAGTGTATGTAGGAGCTCATATAACGTCAGCACCAGTCTTTTTTACCATGGTGTGATAATTCTAtagttaaaggataattctggtttattacaacttagGTCCCATTTCATAGTGTCAGTAATAATATCGTTGGTCTACTCATTGCCATTACTTCACATTACAAGCCTGAGGTTTGCCCTAACCGCAAAACACCTCTGCCCTACATTTAACCAATTCACATGTGGgtagcttttttgtttgtttttatttcatttattcccGTTGTCAGTCATTCTCCTTCACGATTCTGTGTCAGAGATGTAATAACGAtccattttgttattttcatgcaATGTTTCAAATGATCTTCCTGACAAGAACCTCTTATCATGTCTAAATCTTGAGATCAGCTTTACAGAGCGATGAGCCAAGTGTTCTTTATTGGCTGACTTGGCTTGCAGCTACTCTGCATGCACTAGTTGTTCACACATTGTTTCCTGTtcaatgagggattattagcCACATTATGGGTGagctcactttcagttttacctctaAAACAAAGTGGGTTAGATCATTTGGCTAAACTGTTAAGTAAGCAGTCAGGCAACATGTGTGTGCGCTTATATTTCAGACTTTGTTGTACCAATGTTGCACTGTTCCTGAATTTACTAGTTAACCATAATTGactgaacatttttcaaaatttacaaaaaactTAAAGACTTAAACCTGAATTATTCAGTAAAATATCTTTGGAAGAACTTCTCATACAGGGTTTCCTCCAGAAATAATTTTAGCTGAGATGGTAGACCATCCAGATTTTGATGCATTTCCTCTTGTGATCACTTTAGTTCCTAGATCCCTAAACAGTTGTCAcactaaattaaatatatagAATTTGCTGTGTGAAATAGCTCTTAAAGGTTAATACTTTTATAGAGGTGTATTCATGTTTATGATGTTCGCAGATGTGGTCTTTGCTGTAGGTTAGGTGACCCATCTCTGCTACAAAAGCAGCACAACAGAACAAAGCAATTGAATTTTTCTCAGGTTGAATGCACTGATGTGTTCAGACATCTTTTGTGCTTTCAGCAATTATGGAATTAAATCCAAACTGGTCTTAGCGGTTGACAGACATTTCGAACACTGTTATTGTTCTTTTAATAGCACCATACTCAGTAAATGAGAAAAGTGAGCTTTGTGGAACATTCATTCCTCTCTGGTTGTCACAAAGCCAATAATAGTCGTTATCAGTCAATGTCAATGTGAAGAAATGGTGGCATTTTAAaagtgttcgtgtgtgtgtgtgtgtgtgtgtgttttgtgtttctagGGCTCTCAGATTTGATCCATGACAATTTGACAGAATCCAAGAGGACCATTAATCTCCTACAGCGAATGAATATCTACCAAGAGGTCTTTCTCAGTGTTCTCTACAGATTGTTGCCCATTCAGGTAACACATCACTCAGCTGTCAGCTATTCACAGTGGGGTTGTACAACACTAAAGATCACAGTAATGGCAGCCACAAttattaaatgattaactgCCTCTGTGACTTTTCTTGTCATTTTGCCCCATGAAATAAAGCATTCTCGTTGTGTACAAAATCTAATGTGACACTCCAGTATtgtgaaaactgttttttttttcttttgtcattatgatTAGCCATCAAAGTTACTGTAATGAAGGATAATCGTATTAAGAGATTGTCAGGCATTTGAAGTGCTGTgccattttacattttggtgtttttagcTGACATGGCTCAGCACACTTACTCTTGTCTCACTGAAGGAAAAGGTTTCTGTATGTGCTAATCAATTAACTGAGAAACAGATGTGCGGCTTCATCAGGGATCCCGCTGTGTGACAAGAATGTTGGCCAGTGAAATATCAGACTAAactttgaaaatgtcacagtgcCCGAGTCAGTCACTGTCCCTGTagtcaactgtgtgtgtgtgtcttcatttaCAATGTCTAACGAACTaatggtttctgtgtgtgtgtgtgtgtgtgtgcgtgtgtgtgtgtgtgtgtgtgtggaccagTCATATCTGGAGCCAGTGTATTTCTATATTTACACAGTGTTCTCGCTCCAAGCGGTGTATGTGATCGCTCTGTACCTCACAGCATGGCTCCTGTCTGGCTCCTGGCTGGCTGGTGTGCTCACTGGGGTCTGGTACATCCTCAACAGGTGGGTGATAACAGTGTGTTTGcgtgtcatgtgtgtgtgtgtgtgtgagagagacactgagtgGAGAAAGGTGTTTTGCCCATCTCAGACATGCACTTGGCTCTGTTATGGCAGTTTTACTTGTCATTGTAAGAGGAGGACTAGGGATTTCAGGAGAATCCTCACTCGAGCTGGACAAACTGTACATTGTTTGCACAAAGCCTTATGATTGTATCTGTGTAAACCATTTCAAGATACAGGAGTGCATACACAACAGAACAGTACTAAAGCCTTACATGTTTACCATGTTTGTGCCTCTGTACATTTTGCTTTAGTATCACTTTGATTACTTCTGACTTGTCGGTAGTAAAATCCAATGAGTTACCTTTCAGAAGAAAATAGGATCATGACTGTAATCAAAAGTGTTCAAAGATAGTAACCATTTTATTTTAGGTGTCTTTTCAGGCTTGTGCCCAAAATAGGGGTGCCTGTTAAGGCGGTTTAACTCTTTCTACACTTATGTAGCACTTTTTAACACAGAAGATACAAAGTGATTTACAGGATGGAGAAACAAGCAGAATTACCTGTACAACCCACAACAAAAAAGTTATAgttaaaaatcaaaagaaagCCAAAGGAAACAAATAGGTTTTAAGATGCCTGTCAAAAATGAGCACTGATTAGACTTCTCTGAGAATTTGCAGGAGGTTGTTCTATCGTTGAGGAGCAATAACAAAGCATGATCACTCTTAGTTGTCAGCCTTGATCTTGGAACAGCCAGAAGTCTCTGCCCTGGCTCCACCCAGACGTCAGAGGGCACAGCACCTTCTTTACGTATAGAGAGGCCTGGCCATGTTGTGCCTTGTCATGAGAAAAATTTTGAGGTTTACACTGAGGATCGACATTTAGTTTTTGTTAAAAGCCTCACTGCAAggttctggaccagctggagtcAAGCTAGAGAAGATTTGCTGAGGCAGATGAGCAGATGTTCCAGTAAAGTAAAGATTACTTATCTGAAGGAAGGATTTGATTGTTGCAATGTTactttgttgaaaaaaaaaaactgtactgAGCAAGTGATTTAAAATGGAGTCAAAATTAAGGCACATCAAAAATACTTCTAAAATTTTTTACACTAAATTCAACATATTTCAGCAGTTCTGCATTACAGTATCTGGgccaaaaaataatttctgttttgtcataCTCcagttgtaaaaatgttgatacatCCATTATGTTATTGCACTAACACAGTTTAGGATTGTCTATCTTAATAGGGTTATTGCCATTAAAAGACAGATACaactgtgtgtcatcagcataacaatGATAAGGAATATCAAAGAGACTAATTATGTGGCCAAGGGGCACATTAACAGATAGAGCATAAAGGAGCTGCTTCTTTAAGACAGCAGATCAATGAATGTTCACACAATAGTTGAATGTGCAAGTTCACATTCAATCCTCATTTGTTGTGCACAaggaaaataaatcagtttgaTTAAACCAAAATCTGTCAATGAGccagttttaatagatgttcCTCCTACATCAGATGATCATTATGTTCCCTCATGGTTTGGAGCGAAATAATATACAGtccttgaaaaatgaaaatcctGCAAAGCACTCAACTCACAGAATCAATATGAATTAACTGAGAGCACAAAACTTGATGTGTTGTCCTTTTTTCTTACTGTGGCAGCTTGTGACACTGTTGGACTGTGAAACAAGCAGTAAAATTCTATATGCCACATTCAGTGATGGATTGATAAGAAGCTTTATTGGATCCCTGATTATTTGGTCTCTAGTAGTGTGAACACGGTTAAGGACTTAGTTTAGGTATAGGGGTAAAAAGATATGTGCACCCCATCACCAGCAAAATTTTGGAGAGAGATCTCTGTGGACTGCTATTGACCATTAGCAGCGGTGGATTTGTCCTGAAGCAACAGCACTACTGTGAAACTAATAACACTGATTCAAAAATAGCCCTCCGGAGTGAAATGCGGCACTCAGAAAAATGGTAGAAAGTGCTTGTAAAtgacaaacaaagacagacagagcagtACATCACCCCAGGGAAAATCTTTGGCTTAACTCAAGTGGGCGAGAGTGCATAGAAAGAATATAGATAGAATGCTTACTTAACAAAGGTTAAAACCACccataaaatatcaaacataaCCTTTCTTTGTCTTGATGCAGTTTATAACTGAGGTCATGACATTTTATTCTCACTGAGATTTTATTTTGGTGATTAGTGGACCAAGAAAGTGGTAAATGATTCAGTCTGCTGTAGACGGACAAAATGACTCGATCTATTACACATGTACAAACTCTGTGGCCCGGCTGTAGCAGTCTTTCACTCCTGTGATGTGTGATGGTCAGTGACAGAAATAAGACTGACACACTGGAAATGAGCAAGCTCTTGTCATATCTTATAGGAACAAGTACATTTCTGCAGGTGAAATCCAAGCTAGATATTCGGCATTTACACATTATCGGTTGTGCGTTAAATGTAATCTGAATATttagtgacttcctggagtcttgtcatcaccatgaagttgccaggcaaccagcagagacccCAGGAAGTCAGTGGCCCAGCTGAGGAGCAGTTACAATGCGTAATAACAAcgtaaaaccacaaattttctgtttgtgtactgattaaacaaacaagatataacctGTTAATTAGTCACATTTAGAGTTGCTGGTAGGTGGATGCTGAAACCTTTGACAAAGCCAGGCTATCTGTTAATCCCCCCTGCTGTCAGTCTTTATTCTAAGTTAAGCTAATCGTCTAGCTTCATTCTGagcgtacagacatgagattaGTATCGGTCCTCTCATTagactctctgcaagaaagggaataagtgtatttcttaaaatgtggaactgttcctttaacagACTGTGGCTCCACTGGGTTATTGGTGTGTGCTGTTTTTGCATTCTTAAGCAAGATTTTTGGAAGAGGTCTGAAAGCTGAAATAAGCTCAAACCCTGCTGGCATTTGTTCTTTTGGATCAATACAGAGGATGGAGGGTCACAGAGTTGTACAACAAAGAAGTTACGGAAAAAGCTGACATGATCTAAAATGTCTGTTAAGAGTTTTtattctgtatatttgttttgttgtataatAAAGAAACTACATTATGCCTGATTGTTTAGCCTTCAGGCTTGGCCAGTCTGATTATGTCCTTAGTTGTGAGATAGACATTTTGATATATCGTTTTTGAAataggttttatttttcttcaacctatatctctgcctctctctccttttcagGGTAGACACCACTCGTGTTGAGTTCACCATCTCCCTCAGAGAGAACTGGTCTTTACCTTTCCTAGCACTACAGGTCACTGCTATCACGTGTTATCTCAGGCCTCAGCTCACTGCCTTacaacaggtacacacacacacacacacacacaacaaactcaCTCTAGATCAAAGCTATTGACCACTACATTGATTGGCCTTGACTTGGCACACCCAACCCAACCGCTCAATAATCTACAATCTGTGAAAGAGCTGGCAGCACAGCAGGAATGAGTCTATATGCCATTAGTATCCAGTTTAAGTATCTAACccgtgtgtttttgtgtgcctTTCATTCCTCAGAAGGTGATGGTGTGGTTAATGTATGTGACGACATTCTGCTTCTGTCTGACGTGGCAGTTCAACCAATTCATCCTACTTGTTCAGGCTCTCATTATATACACCCTGGACTGTGCTGACTTCCTAACAACTACACAGGTATGGCTGCAAGAAGGCCAgttttttctggcttttttgtgaCGTTTCAGGCGTTTGTACAAATTTGTGTTGTACTTTTGCTTGCAAATTAATGTCGGGTGCTTTTGACTGTCGTCATCGTCTTTGAATCCAGTTCTGCACAACTTTTTATGGTGCAAGCactgtgttttgcttttgtttaattgtgcatccctactgtacatttatagTATGTTCTTTGCAGTCATGTGACAGGGATGATACTGGATGACTGGTGTTTCATACTCAAAACATTACCCACCCACGTGTTATCATggtactttgtgtgtgtttccaggtgacCACGCTGTACCTTGTTCAAGTGAGTGGTCTGCTGAGTGTGTGGCTCCTCCAGTTCTGCAACTCCATGATACTGGGATCACTGGTACTGAGCTTCATTGTAGCCGTGCTGTTCATCAGACACTGCcaggtcagtttgtgtgtgtgtatgtgtgtgtgtgtgtgagtgtgtgtgtgtgtgtgtgtgtgtgtcaaagtcAGACACATAAATCAAGACAGTTGTGGTAGCCTGATTGCAAAACAGATGAAAGATTAACTTGAATCTTATCTGATGTGATTGGGATGTGCTacataagttttttttttgtgagagaTGATTCCAGTTTGTATGCTGGAGATTGATTTGATGTGTAATTTAGTTAAATCAGATCATATCAGTAACAATTACAGAGAAATTTAATGTGACAGGATGAAAGAAgaatggagagaaagatggaggatgGTTTAGAATCAGAAATGAGGTGAGAGTTAAATAATTTGTGCAACCACATGTTCTTCTTATAAAATGACTTATTATGATATGGGCATGTATGTAACATCTCTAATAAGTTTTCAGCGTCTAAAGTGATTTATTCGTTTCGAAGAATGTGTAATTTGTAAATTTTCTCAGCGATGGCAGACAGTGTTTAATGTCTAGATGGATAGATTACGTGTGCAAGTGAACATGTATGTTGCTTTCTCCAGGGTTCTACATATAAATCAGTGTTGAGAATATTACAGATGTATTGACTGATCCCTTGTCTGCTCATCCAGTCCGGTCTGAAGACAGGAAGCCTGCTGGTTCGTCTGGGCAAACTGCTTCTCCACAGCGCCATGGTTTTCCTCCTCACCATCACCATCAACTATCTTACCAAGgtgctcctcctctgcctcttgtctggctcctctccctctcctccccatTTCTGTCCTCTTACCTCCTTTCCCTTCTCATCCTTTTCTGCCTTTCTTCCCTTATCCTCTGATGTGTTTCCCTTTCACTCACTGCAgcccctttttctctctgtatctccTCTTACGCTTCCAcctgtcctctctgctcttttatttttctctttttgttctctgcctcccctcctctccttcctttgctcCACCCTTTCCTCCCTTACTGCTGCTTTACTCCCTTGTCTTACCACGCTCTCCCTtccctcaccctcccctcctctcccacctccctcctcctctcataTGTCTGAAACTCGTAGGGATGATGTAAGCTCGCCAAAAGATCTCAacttggtttatttatttattttatacaagTCACCATGCTGATCTTTACCACTGACAAGATGACCTTatctgtgttatgtgtgtgtgtctatttacAGAAAGCACTTCAACTGAAATCAGATGAACACATCTTTAAATTCATCAAGTCAAAGTTTGCCTTGGGGCCCACAAggtatgaacacacactcacagaagcataaacacaacacaaacatactaGATTCATGTGCTTCTTATGTtgtacacagtcacacagtgcTCGTATAAAACACAAGAACATGCATAAGtctgcagtcttcttcttcacacacacacacacacacacacacacacatacccttACACACCTTTTGACTCGATCCAGCATGACTGTATTATTCTCTAAGCACCAGTGTTGTAGAACCTggagtgttagtgtgtgtgaataaTAGATGGCAGGGTAACGCCAACAGCCCTCCCATCGATCAGATactgcgcgtgtgtgtgtgtgtgtttgttgagcAGCTCAGCCACTGGATAGCTGCTCCGGGCTGGCAGATAACACGGCTCACAACCCAACACCACACAACTGGCCCTTCAATTATTCAGGAGGCTGTGGAAAATGA includes these proteins:
- the dpy19l3 gene encoding probable C-mannosyltransferase DPY19L3 isoform X5; translation: MELRKRVKLSKLEYDLGLSQDAPTEGRCSSNMMWGTATSNATPQGCLGEVSLLGGSGNCSGSGILLWWPWRQCVSMAAGLLLAGLLALTQAWCVNAIHENLLWFSQLTEVEREISFRTECGLYYSYYKQMLQAPSIQEGLSDLIHDNLTESKRTINLLQRMNIYQEVFLSVLYRLLPIQSYLEPVYFYIYTVFSLQAVYVIALYLTAWLLSGSWLAGVLTGVWYILNRVDTTRVEFTISLRENWSLPFLALQVTAITCYLRPQLTALQQKVMVWLMYVTTFCFCLTWQFNQFILLVQALIIYTLDCADFLTTTQVTTLYLVQVSGLLSVWLLQFCNSMILGSLVLSFIVAVLFIRHCQSGLKTGSLLVRLGKLLLHSAMVFLLTITINYLTKKALQLKSDEHIFKFIKSKFALGPTRDFDASLYLCEEAFGLLPLDTLERLAGTLLLYPYVLTLLLLSGMLAVATLQKLSRPKVGSVEERKGAGEGRVVTFRPDVAYNLLHTLFFGLLAFSTMRMKYIWTGHMCAVAAYGVCGTELWTLILNTLRCNSKVLFRLVRYAVPLAMIGFLYYKFWPKLMEELSELREFYDPDTVELMTWISTKTPKRAVFAGSMQLLAGIKLCTGRVLTNHPHYEDKDLRERTRQLKPHCLAHSSHSALC
- the dpy19l3 gene encoding probable C-mannosyltransferase DPY19L3 isoform X6, with the protein product MELRKRVKLSKLEYDLGLSQDAPTEGRCSSNMMWGTATSNATPQGCLGEVSLLGGSGNCSGSGILLWWPWRQCVSMAAGLLLAGLLALTQAWCVNAIHENLLWFSQLTEVEREISFRTECGLYYSYYKQMLQAPSIQEGLSDLIHDNLTESKRTINLLQRMNIYQEVFLSVLYRLLPIQSYLEPVYFYIYTVFSLQAVYVIALYLTAWLLSGSWLAGVLTGVWYILNRVDTTRVEFTISLRENWSLPFLALQVTAITCYLRPQLTALQQKVMVWLMYVTTFCFCLTWQFNQFILLVQALIIYTLDCADFLTTTQVTTLYLVQVSGLLSVWLLQFCNSMILGSLVLSFIVAVLFIRHCQSGLKTGSLLVRLGKLLLHSAMVFLLTITINYLTKKALQLKSDEHIFKFIKSKFALGPTRDFDASLYLCEEAFGLLPLDTLERLAGTLLLYPYVLTLLLLSGMLAVATLQKLSRPKVGSVEERKGAGEGRVVTFRPDVAYNLLHTLFFGLLAFSTMRMKYIWTGHMCAVAAYGVCGTELWTLILNTLRCNSKVLFRLVRYAVPLAMIGFLYYKFWPKLMEELSELREFYDPDTVELMTWISTKTPKRAVFAGSMQLLAGIKLCTGRVLTNHPHYEDKDLRERTRQTLSFLLLSLHSWCQ
- the dpy19l3 gene encoding probable C-mannosyltransferase DPY19L3 isoform X2 — encoded protein: MELRKRVKLSKLEYDLGLSQDAPTEGRCSSNMMWGTATSNATPQGCLGEVSLLGGSGNCSGSGILLWWPWRQCVSMAAGLLLAGLLALTQAWCVNAIHENLLWFSQLTEVEREISFRTECGLYYSYYKQMLQAPSIQEGLSDLIHDNLTESKRTINLLQRMNIYQEVFLSVLYRLLPIQSYLEPVYFYIYTVFSLQAVYVIALYLTAWLLSGSWLAGVLTGVWYILNRVDTTRVEFTISLRENWSLPFLALQVTAITCYLRPQLTALQQKVMVWLMYVTTFCFCLTWQFNQFILLVQALIIYTLDCADFLTTTQVTTLYLVQVSGLLSVWLLQFCNSMILGSLVLSFIVAVLFIRHCQSGLKTGSLLVRLGKLLLHSAMVFLLTITINYLTKKALQLKSDEHIFKFIKSKFALGPTRDFDASLYLCEEAFGLLPLDTLERLAGTLLLYPYVLTLLLLSGMLAVATLQKLRPKVGSVEERKGAGEGRVVTFRPDVAYNLLHTLFFGLLAFSTMRMKYIWTGHMCAVAAYGVCGTELWTLILNTLRCNSKVLFRLVRYAVPLAMIGFLYYKFWPKLMEELSELREFYDPDTVELMTWISTKTPKRAVFAGSMQLLAGIKLCTGRVLTNHPHYEDKDLRERTRQVYQVYARRSPEEVHDILRAAGADYVVLENSICYERRHRRGCRLRDLLDLANGHIMDGSGENEPDLVPASHPRFCEAIKTETAAYTTLFTITFQNKTFHVYRVKKKRKKSAKSSSEPSATP